The segment ACTCAGTGGTTCTCAGTGTACCTACCTGGTGCCAGTGACCCCACGAAACCGCTCTTAATCCCAGGCGTTGAACTGCTTCAAACCCGCCGTCACAAAGCGAAGTTAAAGCGCGGTCAGTTGGACGGCAACCACTTTAAGATTACCCTGCGAGATATCGACGATCCTCAGCTGTTAATTCCTAGGCTTGAAAAGATTGCCAGTGATGGCGTGCCCAACTATTTTGGCGATCAGCGTTTTGGGCGAGACTTTAATAACGTGCCTCACGCTGTATCGCTTGCTAGCCGTCGCAAGCTCACAGCGCGAGGTAATGACATCTATTTATCGGCAGCTCGGAGCTATCTCTTCAACCAAGTTGTTTCTTCTCAGGTTGCACGTCAGGAGTGGCGCAGTGAGACTTCTCCACTCTGGGGGCGAGGCAGGCCTTCTGATGCTGATAAAGTCATTCTCGAGCCTTGGATTCAGCTATGTGATGCACTTGAATTTACCGGACTCAAACAGGAGCGTCGGAGCTCGGCGTTGATTCCTCTCGACTTTAGCTGGACGATTGAACAGCAAAACCTAATAATAGAGTTCTCGCTACCAGCAGGTACTTACGCTACGTCGGTGCTTCGCGAGCTCGTAAAAATTTCTTAGATTCGGGGGAATCGTGAGCCGTATACAAGGTCTCGGCATGATGTCACGTCGAACGCGTCAGCGCATGGTTGATCGTTTAGGTGAAAAAGGCATCACCAATAAAAAAATACTTGAGGTAATGGCCAATGTGCCACGTCATATCTTCTTAGATGAAGCGCTTGCTCATCGGGCTTATGATGATGTGAGCCTTCCCATCGGCTATGGTCAAACGCTTTCACAGCCTTGGGTGGTTGCTAGAATGACCGAGCTGCTATTGAGTTTAGGTCGTCCGGAAAAAGTGCTAGAGATTGGTACGGGTTCGGGCTACCAAACCGCGGTACTAAGTCCCTTGGTAGATCGAGTAGTAACTGTAGAGAGGATTGCACCGTTACAACGGCGAGCTCGTCAGCGCCACTATGACCTGAAGTGCAACAATATTCGCTATCATCACAGCGATGGAGAGTTTGGCCTGTCACGTGAAGCCCCCTATAACGCAATTATATCCACCGCTGCGCCGGAGCGGATTCCACAGAGTCTGTTGGATCAGCTTGCGCCCGATGGTGTTCTCGTCATTCCGGTAGGTACTGATCAACAGCAACTTCATTTTGTTTATCGAGACGGTGATAGTGATCAATTCGTCACCAATATTATCGAGCCCGTTCATTTTGTGCCGTTAGTCGCCGGCGAGCTTGTACACAGTTAACTTGCAAGGAAATTTAATGAAAGACTCTGTCATGATTTATCTGAAGGGGATGCTTATGGGCGCTGCTGATGTAGTACCCGGCGTATCCGGCGGAACTATTGCCTTTATCACAGGCATTTATAAGCGGTTACTAGCGGCAATCGCCGCCTTTGACCTTAGTTTAATCACAACCTTCAAGTCCGAGGGGGTAGTGGGTGTGTGGCGTAAAGTCGACGGCAGCTTTTTAGCTACGCTTTTGGCTGGCATCGTAACAAGTATGGCGCTGCTGGCTCGAGTCATACATTTCGCCTTGGAAAATCATAGTCTTTGGATTTGGAGTTTCTTCTTTGGTTTAGTGGTTGCGAGTGTGGTTCATATTTGGCGTCAAATCGAAGCGCCAACTATTAGTAGTTGGCTCCTCCTCTTAGTGGGTTCCATCATCGCCTATTCAATTTCGATAGCAACGCCAGTAGATGCGCCCACGGCGAACTGGTTTATCTTCTTAGCAGCGAGCTTCGCTATCTGCGCTACCATCCTTCCTGGAATATCTGGGAGCTTTATTTTATTACTGCTGGGCGTGTACCCAGTGGTTATTGAGGCCATTGGTTATGGTGACTTCGTTGTCATAGCCCACTTCGTTGCAGGAGCCATTCTTGGTCTGTTGACCTTCGTGAAAGGCGTTTCGTATGTCTTCAATCGCTTCGAGTCTCAGACTTTAGCGGTACTGACGGGCTTTTTGATTGGTTCATTGAACTCTTTGTGGCCGTGGAAGGTCACCGTGGAAACAATGGTTAACCGCAAGGGGGAGCTGGTTCCTATTGTGCAAGACCGAGTGATGCCTAGTACTTACGAATCATTAACAGGTATCGGTGGTGATGCGCTAATTTGTATCGGAATGATGATATTAGGGCTGACGTTAGTGCTTATTCTAGAACTCAGTACAACAAAGGAATAACCTATTAGACTGTTGTGATCTATAAGGTAATTTTAATATACCTTTTTGTTCCTAATGGTAAACCTGTGTCACAACCTGTAGGTGGAGCGACGTTTTGAAAAAACTGAACGGCTGTCTAGTTAATTTCTTGTTAATTATTTTTGGACTATCCATTACGGGCTGCGGCGGTACAACTCGGCTCGCACCAGTGACTGAAGTGTCTCAACCGCCTCCAGATACGATTGATTATCATTATGTTGACGCGGGTGAAACCATTTACTCAATTGCTTGGCGATATGGGCTAACCGTTCAAGAATTGATCAACGCCAACGGTGGTAAGCAGCCTAGGACGATTCACGAGGGACAAAAGCTCTGGCTAGTTAATCATGACAACGGTGTCAGCGAAGAAGCTGCGTTAAATGAATCAATTGATTCGTCAACTACGCAGGCTTCACTCAATTCTACTCCTTCCAATGATAACTTGCCGTCTTCGTCATCTACCTCCACCGATGCTACATTGAATTCACCTTCCCCCTCTGAACATACTGAGCAGTCAAATTATCAAGAGGCGGTTTGGGATTGGCCTGCAGTGGGTCCGCTGATCTCAAGCTTCAACACAACTAACCGGCAAAGGCAGGGTATTGATATCGGCGGTGAGTTCGGGGATTCTATAAGTGCAGCAGCGGCGGGAACGGTTGTTTATGCAGGAAGTGCTCTGAAAGGATACGGAAATTTAATCATCATTAAGCACTCTGAAGACGTTCTCTCTGCTTATGGTCACAATAGGCAGTTACTGGTTGAAGAAGGACAGGAAGTTCAGTTAGGCCAGCCGATAGCCGAGATGGGAAATAGCGACGCCACGCGGGTGAAGCTACATTTCGAAATTCGGAATCAAGGCAGTCCAGTTGATCCGCTCAGCTACCTTCCGCGTAGAGAAGGTTAGAAGTAACTAGCGACCGATGGGAGTTCAGAGGTAAGCTCTTCCGCAGTGAGGTCTGAATTTAGAAGCGTCGAAAGCTTCTCACTCATGGAAATGGAGTGCTTGAATATGACAACCATAAGTAACAGCTCACACACCCCGTCAACCG is part of the Umboniibacter marinipuniceus genome and harbors:
- the truD gene encoding tRNA pseudouridine(13) synthase TruD; this translates as MEFAYNWTFAYGAPQQSATFKSSPEDFIVTESRSEVLTGEGEHLYLLLRKTSQNTAWVAEQIAFWAGVSARDVGYAGRKDRHAVTTQWFSVYLPGASDPTKPLLIPGVELLQTRRHKAKLKRGQLDGNHFKITLRDIDDPQLLIPRLEKIASDGVPNYFGDQRFGRDFNNVPHAVSLASRRKLTARGNDIYLSAARSYLFNQVVSSQVARQEWRSETSPLWGRGRPSDADKVILEPWIQLCDALEFTGLKQERRSSALIPLDFSWTIEQQNLIIEFSLPAGTYATSVLRELVKIS
- a CDS encoding protein-L-isoaspartate(D-aspartate) O-methyltransferase, with product MMSRRTRQRMVDRLGEKGITNKKILEVMANVPRHIFLDEALAHRAYDDVSLPIGYGQTLSQPWVVARMTELLLSLGRPEKVLEIGTGSGYQTAVLSPLVDRVVTVERIAPLQRRARQRHYDLKCNNIRYHHSDGEFGLSREAPYNAIISTAAPERIPQSLLDQLAPDGVLVIPVGTDQQQLHFVYRDGDSDQFVTNIIEPVHFVPLVAGELVHS
- a CDS encoding DUF368 domain-containing protein, with amino-acid sequence MKDSVMIYLKGMLMGAADVVPGVSGGTIAFITGIYKRLLAAIAAFDLSLITTFKSEGVVGVWRKVDGSFLATLLAGIVTSMALLARVIHFALENHSLWIWSFFFGLVVASVVHIWRQIEAPTISSWLLLLVGSIIAYSISIATPVDAPTANWFIFLAASFAICATILPGISGSFILLLLGVYPVVIEAIGYGDFVVIAHFVAGAILGLLTFVKGVSYVFNRFESQTLAVLTGFLIGSLNSLWPWKVTVETMVNRKGELVPIVQDRVMPSTYESLTGIGGDALICIGMMILGLTLVLILELSTTKE
- a CDS encoding peptidoglycan DD-metalloendopeptidase family protein, which codes for MKKLNGCLVNFLLIIFGLSITGCGGTTRLAPVTEVSQPPPDTIDYHYVDAGETIYSIAWRYGLTVQELINANGGKQPRTIHEGQKLWLVNHDNGVSEEAALNESIDSSTTQASLNSTPSNDNLPSSSSTSTDATLNSPSPSEHTEQSNYQEAVWDWPAVGPLISSFNTTNRQRQGIDIGGEFGDSISAAAAGTVVYAGSALKGYGNLIIIKHSEDVLSAYGHNRQLLVEEGQEVQLGQPIAEMGNSDATRVKLHFEIRNQGSPVDPLSYLPRREG